The following proteins come from a genomic window of Aequorivita marisscotiae:
- a CDS encoding site-specific DNA-methyltransferase, with product MPTLNWIGKEKVVSHHQAVPYRVLEHKYGFTADPSTGSGQEQTEPTNSGNKIIHGDNLEALKSLLPEYEGKIKCIYIDPPYNTGNESWVYNDNVNHPKIKKWLGEVVGKDGEDLSRHDKWLCMMYPRLKLLHKLLDDNGAIFISIDDNEQANLKMICDEIFGIRNFVGTYFWYKSGTPPNLSHKIKRNIEYVLCYTKTLNSNKFQGVQKTSKSDDPITKPQNSFKELRFKPKSLNIGLKDRVIKKGIYGTAKFPNELLNDLIIKNGTNENEVTFKNRFIWVQNKLDEELENNTLVKINSKSLVISYKKQNYAKEVPPNFIDSSVGVDTTENAGRMLHEIFGKKVFDFPKTPSLIEYIINFLCNENDIILDSFAGSGTTAHAVLNLNKQDGGNRKFILVEMEDYANDITAERVKRVTKGYGSGNKKVEGTGGAFDFYELGLPLFDENQNLNEQVGLAKIREYIWFSETRTSLKEGLTAKAQSAQRINENYKLGVKDGTIYYFIYEKDRLTTLDFDALELIKTKGEQYVIYADNCLLPKDFMAKKNIIFKKIPRDITRF from the coding sequence ATGCCAACACTCAATTGGATAGGAAAAGAAAAAGTGGTGAGCCACCACCAAGCTGTGCCATACAGAGTTTTGGAACACAAATACGGATTTACAGCCGACCCTTCGACAGGCTCAGGGCAAGAACAAACCGAACCGACCAACAGCGGAAACAAAATAATACACGGAGACAACCTTGAAGCCTTAAAAAGTTTACTCCCTGAATATGAAGGAAAAATAAAGTGCATTTATATAGACCCACCTTACAACACAGGAAATGAAAGTTGGGTATATAACGACAATGTAAACCATCCGAAAATAAAAAAATGGTTGGGCGAAGTGGTAGGTAAAGATGGCGAAGACCTTAGCCGACACGACAAATGGCTATGTATGATGTACCCACGATTAAAATTACTTCACAAACTACTTGATGATAATGGTGCGATTTTCATCAGTATAGATGACAACGAACAAGCGAATCTGAAAATGATTTGTGATGAGATTTTTGGAATTAGGAATTTTGTTGGAACATACTTTTGGTATAAATCAGGAACACCACCTAATTTATCACACAAGATTAAAAGAAATATTGAGTATGTACTTTGCTACACTAAAACCTTAAATTCAAATAAATTTCAAGGGGTTCAAAAAACTAGTAAAAGTGATGACCCAATTACTAAGCCCCAAAATTCATTCAAAGAACTAAGATTTAAACCAAAAAGCTTAAATATTGGATTGAAAGATAGGGTAATAAAAAAAGGAATTTATGGAACTGCAAAATTTCCTAATGAATTACTGAACGACTTAATTATAAAAAATGGAACTAACGAAAATGAAGTAACATTTAAAAATCGATTTATATGGGTTCAAAATAAATTAGATGAAGAACTTGAAAACAACACCTTAGTTAAAATCAACTCTAAATCTCTAGTTATTTCATATAAGAAACAAAACTATGCAAAGGAAGTTCCACCAAACTTCATTGATTCTTCTGTTGGTGTTGATACAACTGAAAATGCAGGTAGAATGCTTCACGAAATTTTCGGAAAGAAAGTTTTTGATTTCCCTAAAACACCTTCTTTAATTGAATATATAATCAATTTCTTATGTAACGAAAATGATATTATCCTCGACTCTTTCGCAGGGTCAGGCACCACCGCCCACGCAGTTTTAAACTTGAACAAACAAGACGGTGGCAATCGCAAATTCATTTTGGTAGAAATGGAAGATTACGCCAATGATATTACAGCTGAGAGAGTAAAGCGTGTAACCAAAGGTTATGGTTCAGGCAACAAAAAAGTGGAAGGTACAGGCGGAGCATTTGACTTCTATGAACTCGGATTGCCATTATTTGATGAAAACCAAAACCTAAACGAGCAAGTAGGCTTGGCGAAAATCAGAGAATACATTTGGTTTTCGGAAACCCGAACTTCACTTAAGGAAGGATTAACCGCAAAGGCGCAAAGCGCGCAAAGAATAAATGAAAATTATAAATTGGGAGTAAAGGACGGTACGATTTATTATTTCATTTACGAGAAAGACCGATTAACAACCTTAGATTTTGATGCTTTGGAACTCATAAAAACCAAAGGCGAGCAATATGTAATCTATGCCGACAATTGCTTGTTGCCAAAGGATTTTATGGCAAAGAAGAATATCATATTCAAGAAAATACCAAGAGACATCACAAGATTTTAA
- a CDS encoding virulence RhuM family protein, whose translation MSDLVPNQNSFILYTTPEGEVRLNVLLENETIWLTQEQMSQLFDRERSVITKHIGNVFSEGELEEKSNVQILHISGSDKPVKFYNLDVIISVGYRVKSQRGTQFRIWATKTLKEYIIKGFVLDDNRLKQGEAVFGKDYFKELLERVRSIRASERRIYQQITDIFAECSIDYDPKAEITKNFYAMVQNKFHFAITGQTAAEIIYKNANAKKENMGLTTWKNAPEGRILKSDTTIAKNYLQEKEIKQLERTVTGYFDYIENLIERENTFTMEGLANSVNKFLNFNEFKILEGKGTKSHGQAISKAGKEYDQFNKTQKIISDFDKQIKKLKK comes from the coding sequence ATGAGTGATTTAGTACCAAACCAAAACAGCTTTATACTCTACACCACTCCCGAAGGTGAGGTAAGGTTGAATGTACTATTGGAGAACGAAACCATTTGGCTTACCCAAGAGCAAATGAGTCAGCTTTTTGACCGTGAAAGAAGCGTGATTACCAAGCACATAGGTAACGTTTTTAGCGAAGGTGAATTGGAAGAAAAAAGCAATGTGCAAATTTTGCACATTAGTGGTTCAGACAAGCCCGTGAAGTTCTATAATCTTGATGTTATTATCTCTGTTGGCTACCGTGTAAAATCACAGAGAGGCACACAATTTAGAATTTGGGCTACCAAAACCCTGAAAGAATATATTATTAAAGGTTTTGTGTTAGACGACAACCGATTGAAACAAGGTGAAGCAGTCTTTGGCAAAGATTATTTCAAAGAGTTATTGGAGCGTGTTCGTTCCATCAGAGCCAGTGAACGCAGGATTTATCAGCAAATCACAGACATTTTTGCAGAATGCAGCATTGATTACGACCCAAAAGCTGAAATCACCAAGAATTTTTATGCAATGGTGCAAAACAAATTTCATTTTGCCATTACAGGACAAACAGCCGCTGAAATTATTTATAAAAATGCCAATGCAAAAAAAGAAAATATGGGTTTGACCACTTGGAAAAACGCACCTGAAGGCAGAATCTTAAAATCTGATACCACTATAGCCAAGAACTACCTACAAGAAAAAGAGATAAAGCAATTGGAACGCACAGTAACAGGCTATTTTGATTATATCGAAAACCTGATTGAGCGAGAAAACACATTTACAATGGAAGGTTTGGCAAACAGTGTAAATAAGTTTTTGAACTTTAACGAATTCAAAATTTTAGAAGGCAAAGGAACAAAGTCGCACGGGCAAGCTATTTCCAAAGCAGGCAAAGAATATGACCAGTTTAATAAGACACAAAAAATTATTTCTGACTTTGATAAACAAATCAAGAAATTGAAAAAATAG
- a CDS encoding sensor histidine kinase has protein sequence MHNTLDIQKELQKILTEEPNNINKILKLTNELAGLDRDNVRFSVDAGVIDRLGKELVARHETAVSELVKNSYDADATIASLNFENVDVAGGTLTVSDNGNGMTRDQLINGFMRISSTDKIHEPVSPVYKRKRAGRKGIGRFSAQRLGNKLTIITQTSSSRLALKVVIDWSKYEMDEDLFMVQNSIEEIPKNNDIVSGTTLIIENLRDWWSEAMIKKVYRYALDVIQPFPISKKKILDNKILDVGFKVECFKDNVPVATLDSMFHNHAVAEINGFTNDNGIAFWEIENSKVEGVQTNHPQPISSDDKKENIPYKYLKDVKIKAYYFVYNVGLIPKQVESYIRSVSNTQGGIRVYRNGFRVLPYAEPQNDWLGLDESVRKRKILAVHGNNNFFGFVEINDKNKNFIELSSREGLFNNDAYQELVDFAYKVIASAVSRIASQRGIKVTTDQKDWDAKYSRDPKETLLDTAQDLEDLADDIEDFIIDDEKDERQDLDDDLNKKKEEKQKQKEKAKKIRDKAKSIRDAVEHIEEFNMLRVLAGLGLIIGEFTHEIMQYLSAFKIDSKYLIDNLNESTEEYRRAIRLKETFSSFEVYASYFDETISQNVNRELKPIELRDVIKPFVNSINPDLARNNIRLETEFNGYDLFTCKMHVSEWSSILFNLYSNAKKAIKRKGTNDGKILIKVSKDDENIMFEFQDNGDGIPPENREKIFNAFFTTSTPKGHKAEMKDELSGTGLGLKILSDIIRSYKGDISLGSAEPGYNTNFIIELPIATEEDINDYGL, from the coding sequence ATGCATAATACTTTAGACATACAAAAAGAATTACAAAAAATATTAACAGAAGAGCCTAATAATATCAACAAGATTCTAAAACTGACAAATGAATTAGCAGGATTAGATAGAGATAATGTTAGGTTTTCAGTAGATGCTGGAGTAATTGACAGGCTAGGGAAAGAACTTGTTGCTAGACATGAAACTGCTGTTTCTGAATTAGTAAAAAACTCATATGATGCGGATGCAACCATTGCCTCTTTAAATTTTGAAAATGTAGATGTTGCCGGAGGCACACTTACTGTTAGCGATAATGGTAATGGTATGACTAGAGACCAGCTTATAAATGGTTTTATGAGAATATCATCTACTGATAAAATTCACGAACCTGTTTCTCCAGTATATAAAAGAAAACGTGCCGGAAGAAAAGGAATAGGTAGGTTTTCAGCTCAAAGATTAGGAAATAAACTTACAATTATTACACAAACTTCATCTAGTAGGTTAGCCTTAAAAGTTGTAATTGATTGGAGTAAGTATGAAATGGATGAGGATTTGTTCATGGTGCAAAATAGTATTGAAGAAATTCCTAAAAATAATGATATCGTTAGTGGGACTACCTTAATTATTGAAAATTTGAGAGACTGGTGGTCTGAGGCTATGATTAAAAAAGTATACAGATATGCCTTAGATGTTATTCAACCATTTCCAATATCAAAAAAGAAAATTCTTGACAATAAAATACTAGATGTAGGATTTAAAGTGGAATGTTTTAAGGACAATGTTCCAGTTGCAACTTTGGATTCTATGTTTCACAATCATGCAGTTGCAGAAATTAATGGATTTACAAACGATAATGGGATTGCCTTTTGGGAAATTGAAAACAGTAAAGTTGAAGGGGTACAAACAAATCATCCTCAACCTATTAGCAGTGATGATAAAAAAGAAAATATTCCATATAAATATTTAAAAGATGTAAAAATAAAAGCTTATTATTTTGTTTATAATGTAGGTCTAATACCTAAACAAGTTGAGAGTTATATTCGAAGCGTTTCAAATACACAAGGAGGAATTAGAGTATACAGAAACGGATTTAGAGTTTTACCTTACGCTGAACCCCAAAATGATTGGTTAGGATTAGACGAATCAGTTAGAAAAAGAAAAATTTTAGCAGTACATGGAAATAATAACTTTTTTGGATTTGTTGAGATAAATGATAAAAACAAAAATTTTATAGAATTATCAAGCAGAGAAGGTTTATTTAATAATGATGCTTATCAAGAACTAGTTGATTTTGCATACAAAGTAATTGCTTCTGCGGTCTCAAGAATTGCTTCACAAAGAGGAATAAAAGTTACAACTGATCAGAAAGATTGGGATGCAAAATATTCAAGAGACCCAAAAGAAACTTTATTAGATACAGCACAAGATTTGGAGGATTTGGCAGATGATATTGAAGACTTTATAATTGATGATGAAAAAGATGAACGGCAGGATCTTGACGACGATTTAAATAAAAAAAAGGAAGAAAAACAAAAGCAAAAAGAAAAAGCAAAAAAAATAAGAGATAAAGCTAAAAGTATTAGAGATGCCGTTGAACATATTGAGGAGTTTAATATGTTACGTGTACTGGCTGGTTTAGGTTTGATTATTGGTGAATTTACACATGAAATAATGCAGTACCTGTCTGCTTTTAAAATAGATTCGAAGTACTTAATTGATAATTTGAATGAATCTACAGAAGAATATAGGAGAGCCATTAGATTGAAGGAAACATTTTCATCTTTTGAAGTTTATGCTTCTTATTTTGACGAAACAATTTCACAAAATGTAAATAGGGAATTGAAACCTATTGAATTGAGAGATGTGATTAAACCTTTTGTGAATTCCATAAATCCAGATTTAGCCAGAAATAATATCCGATTAGAAACTGAGTTTAACGGCTATGATTTATTTACCTGTAAAATGCATGTTTCAGAATGGAGTTCTATATTATTCAATCTTTATAGTAATGCAAAGAAAGCTATAAAGCGAAAAGGCACTAATGATGGAAAAATATTGATAAAAGTTAGCAAAGATGATGAAAATATTATGTTTGAATTTCAAGACAATGGAGATGGTATTCCACCGGAAAATAGAGAGAAGATATTTAATGCCTTTTTTACTACATCAACTCCAAAAGGCCATAAAGCTGAGATGAAAGATGAACTTTCCGGAACAGGTTTAGGTCTTAAAATTTTAAGCGATATTATCAGAAGTTATAAAGGAGATATTTCTTTAGGGAGTGCGGAACCGGGATATAATACAAATTTTATAATTGAATTACCAATAGCAACAGAAGAAGATATAAATGATTATGGCTTATAA
- a CDS encoding helix-turn-helix transcriptional regulator: METKIHQGRNIKRFREMLGIKQEALAYELGEEWNQKKISLLEQKEEVDTPLLEQISQVLHIPVEAFKNFDEEQAVNIISNTFNVEKDAYIGNSQPTFNINPIEEIKKLHDEKIDLYERMLKEKDEMMARLEKLIKNR; encoded by the coding sequence ATGGAAACAAAAATACACCAAGGCCGCAACATAAAACGCTTTCGCGAGATGCTTGGCATCAAGCAGGAGGCGCTGGCCTATGAGCTGGGCGAGGAATGGAACCAAAAGAAAATCTCTTTGCTGGAACAAAAAGAGGAAGTGGACACTCCCCTACTCGAGCAAATCTCCCAAGTGCTGCATATACCCGTCGAGGCTTTTAAGAATTTTGATGAGGAACAGGCGGTGAATATTATTTCCAATACTTTTAATGTCGAAAAGGACGCTTATATTGGTAACTCACAGCCTACGTTTAATATTAATCCGATTGAAGAGATTAAAAAATTGCACGATGAGAAAATTGACCTGTATGAGCGTATGCTAAAAGAGAAGGATGAGATGATGGCGCGGTTGGAGAAGTTGATAAAAAATAGATAG
- a CDS encoding DEAD/DEAH box helicase: MELKSYQRKVIENLEEYLTYVQEHKSLSKAFNQYWEDKIGPYNPLDGTGMEPYKNNIPNAAHVCVKVPTAGGKTFIAVNALHTIFSAYDSAKPKAVIWLVPWSNLLQQTVDALSNPEHPYRQKLNSLFNNRVEIYQKADLLQGSNFNPTVVKDQLSIFVMSFASLRANNKEDRKVFQENGQLEAFVSQYKNSEHILSGVDDTALINVLRYLNPVLVVDESHNAESDLSVDMLKNLNPSFILDLTATPKDNSNIVSLVPAIELKKEHMVKLPVIVYNNHDKTEVINNALHLQRKLENLAKKQEAEGGKYIRPIVLFQAQPKTKDDNTTFEKLKEQLLGLGIPESHIKIKTANIDELKGIDLMSKECEVRYIITINALKEGWDCPFAYILASLADKSSAVDVEQILGRVLRQPYVQKHKSFQLNLSYVLTASAKFNETLQSIVKGLQESGFSEKDYRKVDKMTEEEKKTVTTDPVESFLFPEQQAEEQEEAIDKNRVTFDPSRYLSGADEEETETTSVITEIETIAEEQNRQLEEQIKEQEKQPVDENIFQEMGTKVKRYKVKDSNKDFIDKIEFPQFFIKVTASDIFGTEEELLNRESLLKDFKLSDEDIKIDFDQISADLYKIDLEESKKNEYRPSFTKIEDNMVKDPIAEYILAKPKDNQITDITHQMMQIIGNMYPIPDQEIKVYIGRILKSMNTEQLRDILVRKWSYTDKIKGKIRQLADSYAEGRFMDLLKSKKISTKANWKLGNEIVPGNIGSSIGNSLYEREGSMNGFEERVAMEIGTSSNVAFWHRNLERGKGFKLNGFVNHYPDFIFQTKSGITIILETKGDDRDNSDSERKCRLGKEWENQAGEKFAYFMVFDKKEVNGAYTLDKAKEIIGGM, from the coding sequence ATGGAATTAAAAAGTTATCAGCGAAAAGTTATTGAGAATTTGGAAGAATACTTGACTTATGTTCAAGAGCATAAAAGTTTATCCAAAGCCTTTAACCAATATTGGGAAGACAAAATCGGCCCATACAATCCATTGGATGGTACAGGTATGGAACCTTATAAAAACAACATTCCTAATGCAGCCCACGTTTGCGTTAAAGTACCAACAGCAGGCGGTAAAACCTTTATAGCTGTTAATGCTTTACATACCATTTTTTCTGCTTACGATTCCGCAAAACCCAAGGCGGTTATTTGGTTAGTGCCTTGGAGTAATCTTTTGCAACAAACGGTTGATGCACTTTCCAATCCCGAACATCCTTATCGTCAAAAACTCAATTCGCTTTTTAACAACAGAGTAGAAATTTATCAAAAAGCAGATTTGTTGCAAGGTTCAAACTTCAACCCAACGGTGGTAAAAGACCAGTTGAGCATTTTTGTAATGAGTTTTGCCAGCTTAAGAGCAAACAACAAAGAAGATAGAAAGGTATTTCAGGAAAACGGACAGTTAGAAGCCTTTGTGTCGCAATACAAAAACAGCGAACATATTTTGAGTGGTGTAGACGATACTGCACTAATCAATGTTTTACGTTACCTCAATCCTGTCTTAGTAGTGGACGAAAGCCACAACGCAGAAAGCGATTTGAGTGTAGATATGCTCAAAAACTTAAATCCGTCTTTCATTCTTGATTTAACAGCAACGCCAAAAGACAATAGCAATATTGTAAGTCTCGTTCCAGCTATTGAATTGAAAAAGGAACATATGGTAAAACTTCCTGTAATTGTCTATAACAACCACGATAAAACGGAAGTAATCAACAACGCTTTGCATTTGCAACGCAAATTGGAAAATCTTGCAAAAAAGCAAGAAGCCGAAGGCGGTAAATACATTCGTCCAATTGTATTGTTTCAAGCACAACCCAAAACCAAAGACGACAACACCACTTTTGAAAAACTAAAAGAACAATTGTTAGGTTTAGGTATTCCCGAAAGTCATATCAAAATCAAAACCGCCAATATTGATGAATTGAAAGGCATTGATTTAATGAGCAAGGAATGTGAAGTTCGTTACATTATTACCATCAACGCATTGAAAGAAGGTTGGGATTGTCCGTTTGCATACATTTTGGCATCATTGGCTGATAAGTCAAGTGCAGTAGATGTGGAGCAAATTTTAGGTCGTGTGTTGCGTCAGCCATATGTACAAAAGCACAAATCATTTCAATTAAATCTTTCTTATGTACTTACTGCATCTGCCAAGTTCAATGAAACTTTACAGAGTATTGTAAAAGGATTGCAAGAATCAGGTTTTAGCGAAAAAGATTATCGCAAAGTCGATAAAATGACGGAAGAAGAGAAGAAAACGGTTACAACTGACCCAGTTGAATCTTTCCTTTTTCCAGAGCAACAAGCCGAAGAACAAGAAGAAGCGATAGACAAAAACAGAGTAACGTTTGACCCATCCCGATACCTATCGGGAGCAGATGAAGAAGAAACTGAAACAACTTCGGTAATTACAGAAATTGAAACCATTGCAGAAGAGCAAAACCGACAATTGGAAGAGCAAATTAAAGAACAGGAAAAACAACCTGTTGACGAAAATATATTTCAAGAAATGGGCACAAAAGTAAAACGCTATAAAGTCAAGGATTCCAATAAGGATTTCATTGACAAAATTGAGTTTCCGCAGTTCTTCATTAAAGTAACAGCAAGCGACATTTTCGGTACAGAAGAAGAATTGCTAAATCGTGAATCCTTGCTCAAAGATTTTAAACTTTCAGATGAAGACATCAAAATTGACTTTGACCAGATTTCAGCTGACTTGTATAAAATTGATTTAGAAGAATCTAAAAAGAACGAATATAGACCATCTTTTACCAAGATTGAAGACAATATGGTAAAAGACCCAATTGCAGAATACATTTTAGCCAAGCCAAAAGACAACCAAATAACTGACATCACGCATCAAATGATGCAGATTATTGGAAATATGTATCCAATTCCCGACCAAGAAATCAAGGTTTACATTGGGCGTATTTTGAAAAGTATGAACACCGAACAACTTCGAGATATTTTGGTTAGAAAGTGGAGTTATACGGATAAAATAAAAGGAAAAATTCGCCAATTGGCTGACTCGTATGCAGAAGGTCGTTTTATGGACTTATTGAAATCCAAAAAAATAAGTACCAAAGCAAATTGGAAATTGGGCAACGAAATTGTGCCGGGAAATATAGGCTCATCTATTGGAAATTCACTTTACGAAAGAGAAGGTTCAATGAATGGATTTGAAGAGCGAGTAGCAATGGAAATCGGAACTTCCTCAAATGTTGCATTTTGGCATAGGAATTTAGAACGTGGGAAAGGTTTTAAATTAAATGGTTTTGTTAATCATTATCCAGATTTTATTTTCCAAACTAAATCGGGAATAACTATTATATTAGAAACAAAAGGCGATGATAGAGATAATAGTGATAGCGAAAGGAAATGTAGGCTAGGTAAAGAATGGGAAAATCAAGCAGGTGAAAAATTTGCATACTTTATGGTTTTTGATAAGAAAGAAGTGAACGGTGCATATACATTGGACAAAGCAAAGGAAATAATAGGTGGTATGTAA
- a CDS encoding Eco57I restriction-modification methylase domain-containing protein: MSINNNILKYLEGYSSDIDKINRLVTSTFCFLNLIEVKANKKVLNLLINQNEQEDYTAFQEFCNLFVEHNQEFTFEQLIELFEFVISPSDKIVNGAVYTPKYIREYIVKSSTRNEDNILDATACDIACGCGGFLYEFALRLNKLGKSYVNIIEENLYGVDITDYSIERTRILLSLLALKNGEDVKKINFNLFVGNSLDFDWHKNSERIKQDGGFRYIFSNPPYVGSSNLDTQTKDLMKNWQVASTGKLDLYIPFFEIGLKWLSEGGTLGYITVNNFYRSLNGRALRKYLSNNEFQFNFIDFGAEQVFKGRLTYTCICEIKKMKGDILYTASTSSQINDLKKSDFIELKYQDLDDFNGWQLDDVNVKLNLKRIENSGKKLIELFEIKNGFATLRNKIYLFKPIREDKLFYYFEKKSQIFQIEKNVCVDAVKPNILKTESDLVSLNEKLIFPYTKVDIDNNDLFINKSKQLVKPIKEVILKKTFPFAYKYLKTEKIELSNRDIRNGKEDAWFAYGRSQALNIKGKKLLFPYISDKPYFVYTNKQDLLFYNGYAIISDSEEELKFVQKILTSEIFWYYIKNTSKPYSGNYFSLAKNYVKNFSIPEFTNSEKRRFMLLKKETSVKKFLEKKYKISI, encoded by the coding sequence ATGAGCATAAATAATAATATACTTAAATATTTAGAAGGTTATTCATCTGACATCGACAAAATAAATAGATTAGTCACTTCTACTTTTTGTTTCTTGAATCTTATTGAAGTAAAAGCTAATAAAAAGGTTCTTAACCTTTTAATTAACCAAAATGAACAAGAAGACTATACTGCTTTTCAAGAATTCTGTAATTTATTTGTTGAACATAATCAAGAATTTACTTTTGAACAGTTAATTGAGTTATTTGAGTTTGTGATTTCGCCTAGTGATAAAATTGTCAATGGAGCAGTATATACCCCAAAATACATAAGGGAATATATTGTAAAAAGTAGCACTAGAAATGAAGATAATATTCTTGATGCAACTGCTTGTGATATAGCCTGCGGATGTGGTGGATTTCTTTATGAATTTGCTTTGAGATTGAATAAATTAGGAAAGAGTTATGTAAATATCATTGAAGAAAATCTTTATGGAGTTGATATCACAGATTACAGTATCGAACGAACGAGGATATTACTTTCTTTATTAGCACTCAAAAATGGAGAAGATGTTAAAAAAATCAATTTCAATTTATTTGTCGGGAATTCATTAGATTTTGATTGGCACAAAAATTCAGAGAGAATAAAGCAAGACGGTGGTTTTCGTTATATCTTCAGCAACCCTCCCTATGTGGGTTCATCAAACTTGGATACTCAAACTAAAGATCTGATGAAAAATTGGCAAGTAGCATCCACAGGGAAGTTAGATTTATATATTCCTTTTTTTGAAATTGGATTGAAATGGTTGTCAGAGGGAGGAACATTAGGGTATATAACAGTTAATAATTTTTATAGAAGTTTAAATGGACGAGCTTTGCGCAAGTATTTATCGAATAACGAATTCCAGTTTAATTTTATTGATTTTGGAGCTGAACAAGTTTTTAAAGGTAGGCTTACGTATACTTGTATTTGTGAAATAAAAAAAATGAAAGGTGATATTTTATACACAGCTTCAACATCTTCACAAATTAATGATTTAAAAAAATCGGATTTTATTGAGTTAAAATATCAAGATTTAGATGATTTTAATGGTTGGCAATTGGATGATGTAAATGTCAAATTGAACCTAAAGCGTATAGAGAATTCTGGCAAGAAACTTATTGAATTATTTGAAATAAAAAATGGTTTTGCTACATTAAGAAATAAAATATATTTATTCAAGCCGATAAGAGAGGATAAACTATTTTATTACTTTGAAAAAAAATCTCAAATATTTCAAATAGAAAAAAATGTTTGTGTCGATGCCGTTAAACCAAATATTCTCAAAACTGAATCTGACCTTGTAAGTCTTAATGAAAAACTAATTTTTCCTTATACTAAAGTCGATATAGATAACAACGATTTGTTTATAAATAAATCTAAACAATTAGTAAAACCGATTAAAGAAGTTATACTCAAAAAAACGTTTCCTTTTGCGTATAAATATCTTAAGACTGAAAAAATAGAGCTTTCCAATAGAGATATTAGGAATGGTAAGGAGGATGCTTGGTTTGCATATGGTAGAAGTCAGGCTTTGAATATTAAAGGCAAAAAATTACTTTTTCCATACATATCAGATAAACCATATTTTGTTTATACTAACAAACAAGATTTATTATTTTATAATGGATATGCCATAATTTCTGATTCAGAAGAGGAACTAAAATTTGTTCAAAAAATATTAACTTCAGAAATATTTTGGTACTATATTAAAAATACAAGCAAACCTTATTCAGGAAATTATTTTTCTTTAGCGAAAAATTACGTAAAAAATTTTAGTATTCCAGAATTTACAAATTCAGAAAAAAGACGTTTTATGCTTTTGAAAAAAGAAACTAGTGTAAAAAAATTTCTGGAAAAAAAATATAAAATATCGATTTAG